The Ctenopharyngodon idella isolate HZGC_01 chromosome 19, HZGC01, whole genome shotgun sequence genomic sequence AGAGAACAAATGATTAAGTAACACGACAGATCTATTAGAAATGAGACACGGGACAGGAAGGCTTCCTGCAATCAGCTAATCAGATCTGTTTATGGGGGTGTCTGTGAATGCAAATGTGAATCACGTCAAGGACGAGTGACGTACCAGGCCCAATAGTTCTCTCCActgcacatgaaaaaaaaaaaaagaatgtagaataattaatttttttcttagatGTAATTATAATTTCATTGCTGGATACGAGAGGGCATAGAAAATGATCATGGGTCAAATCTATTATATCAGCTAGGAACCAGCGGTATTACTCATAATACATGGTGGTATTTCATGGTTTAATAGAGATAATGGTGGCCTAatacagaggtgtaaagtatttgattaaatgtaatgtaaccTTGTTGGCTTATTGTATCTTTTTGGCTAGTTTGTAGTTTtagagtatcaaagatattaacAACTtttacttgactacatttttgaataagtatTATGTACTCTTTATgtcaatacatttgtaatgagtaatgcaattagtaatgacattttgcatggcacctcactatttctgcagcagtttatatCTGCTACAAAATAAGTGTTATCgccatctacagggcattgaaggtactatattttgtgtgttttgcccTTGCTCACCCAAATTTGTCAACAGGGCTATGAATGCGAacgcattagcaggtagttgctgaatcgCAGGTGTTTCATATATGAGATGAGGACATGACTGCAGCCGACATTAGACCGACACTAGCACATCCAGTGCAAGTAGGcattgactatttaattttacttaacattattgAAAGATATTTGCTATTTATTCCCTTTTAgagcacttgagcttaactgataCTTGAGTGTTTGGAGAtgtttaagaggctgttgtgttgacccttgatttattaaaatactGAGGTGTTATTTGGATTTTAGAAAATAAGCACTTTATTtgattgctctctctctctcacaaataatctgtttcatgtttttcactggcatgtctctttGGTGATGAGGgctagtgcatctctgagccttcaattaaaatgaaaattctgtcattaattactcaccctcatgtagttccacacctgtaagatcttcgttcacaaataagatatttttgataaaatctgatggctcagtgaggcctccattgacagtaagataattaacacattaaaatgcccagaaagttactaaagacatatttaaaacagttcatgtgacgacagtggttcaaccttaatgttatgaagtgacaagaatactttttgtgcgccaaaaaaacaaaataacgactttattcaacaatatctagtgatgggcgattttaaaacactgcttcatgaagctttgaagctttacgaatcttttgttttgaatcagtggttcggagtgtgtatcaaactgccaaagtcacatgatatcagtaaacgaggcttcgttacgtcataagtgtttcgaaatttcaatggtgcaccactggggggcgtaactttggcagtttgatacacgctccgaaccactgattcgaaacaaaagattcgtaaagatGAAtggaggtcttacgggtgtggaacgacatgagggtgagtaattaatgacagaattttcatttttgggtgaactaaccctttaagtactgttaaaatcagatattctaagacttttactcaaacttgtaacttgtaaggggccattcacacagaacgcgtcttTGCATATAAAAACGCGAGATGCAGCGCTCAggaatggtttttaaaaaagtgcagCATAGAAAGCGAGGGTCTCGAGACGTGCTTTTGCGACGTGATGCAATAACGACAATAGAAATAGACAAACAGCAGAATTGATAGATACGagttttgacatggaaaaaaagaaaataagataataatgaGCGCCTCCTCCGCCATGCTGCCATCAAATAAAATAGTTGTgatgccaacttgctactgtaaacagaacAGAAGCTAGCAACGCTTGCCCCACCTCCGAGTTCTTTTTAatggtccactgttttggaactgacattgatgagcgaCGCTGCGTGtaaattcttttaacttgacatggCGTCTTAAAAACGCGGCGCTCATGTGCGaggcgctgcaaaagacgcgagacgcGAGCGTGACGGTCATGCACGTCCGTCAAGcgcgtttacatagaaaaacaatgggaaagtagcgcattggaatagaaaaacacgttctgtgtgaacgtcccctaatggagtcattttcgctgtaaggtatctgtacttttactcaagtatggttttcaggtactctttacacctctggccTAATAGAGTGTTTTAAATTGCACAGTCTTGATCTGTCACTATTTATACCCTGagcaaagtgtttttttctttaaaaatgttcactGCAAATTTAACTACAAACGATTGAAAATCAATATACCaagagcatttaaaaaaaatgggatTAGATGCACGGCAATAGAAAAATGGGATGTGAGACTTACCCTTGACTTGGGACGAGGAGAGGACACCTTTCAAGAaacaaattaaaacttttaGTCAGGGAACATTTTAGGTATTCAACAGGCACAACCACAGCTTTTAATGAAGAGGCCTGAGCATTATAACGAGATTATGTGATATCCAGTGTAATACAAACAAGATAAGCAAGTCTTGAACAAAGACTTTTCcttttaaagatgtttacagGGGTTGTTCATTAGGCTTCCTTGCAGTTCATATGAATAATGAAGGAAGAGACTGTATCTTTTTAATGAACAAGCCCACACAACTGAGAAACAACTGTGCAATTAGTGGTTcccagaaaaacatttttaatttaggaCATGAGTAATAGGAAACATTAACAGTTATAGTTTCCACAGAACcgattttgtgtttttcagggGAAAATTCAAGAAAATGATTATGAGATAAGACTACATGCTGGTTCGAGTTCTAGTCATGTCACCCAAAAAGTGGAATTTCACATTTACACATCACATCTTacataatggaaaaaaaaaggttgataGTAAAGGGAATCGATCACTTCGAATAAAACGTCTATGCTATGCCAGGTAAAAGTTTCCACACATACAAGACTATATTCTCACTTTTTTACTGAAACAGTGACCTTCAAAGAGTGACTCATTCTTTACTACATAGCAGAGAATCTAACACTAGTGATGTAAGTGTGTGTAATGTTGTCTGTCTGACAGAAAAACAAGTCTGGACTATTGTAGCAAAGAAAACATGGGCTGCATGTTGAACATGACGACAAACTTGGCCTGCGAACTTAAACGGCAAATGGCCAGACACAATGTGGCATGTCTAGGACGAAAGCTGTCTGGAGGTTGCCTTATTgatattttggtttggttttaCGTAGTCTTTATCAAATATATATGCTCTTTCTTCTAATACATTTGAACCGATACGTTGAATGGGGTAAAGTTTTCCTGCTGCTCAGTGCTTTGAGAGCGGTAACAACCTCTTTGGATCAGTGGGAGCTAAAGATGAGAACAAAGGGAGGTGTGAAAACATCATTCTCATGTCTTGAGACGAATTGATTTCTTTTCTAGGGTTTCTATTGTTAGTTTCCTATGACTCTGAAGTTTGGGACTTGTAAAAATCCATGTCAGCACACATACTGCACTTACAAAGCTCCTGAAGAAATGCACCACAGGGTTGACATCTCCACGACGACGGGTGGAAGAGTGCTGGGGTCTCTGTGGAGAGGAGGATAGATGACCACGAAATGAGCccttcaaataaatgaaaaaaaaatgcccaGAGTCAAGGTCCAACATACATTAAGACGACAACTTCTTGGACTGGAAATCCAACCATGAGATTCAAAAGACACAGCTACGTTACCAGTCcaattattcaatttctgtgacAAAAGCTTGCCACGAGTAAAAATAGAAGAGGAAAAAAcggaaataattttttttccttgcatAATAAATTGGCATGCTTTGAACATTAAATTGAGCTTGCAACAAGGAGGTATGAGTGTCAATAGATAAAGCTCTACCCAGAGGAAGTAACTGAATTGCACTCTATCACCAGAACAGCAAACCCCTATAATGATATCACTAGCACCGCAAACAGCTGCGTCCAACGCTTCTTAATGCTGTGAggatttattgttttttgttttgtttttcatttcagcGATTTTGCTATGATCGATTGCTGCTAAAGAAGCCCAAAAAATAATtcccataaacattattttgaaatataatgtttatgggaattattttttaaacagatttGTTCAGGATTTAAGACCAAATTCTTTGTTTAAATGctccataaaataaaatatttataaaacgttctgagaaaaaaacccAGTATCCCAAAATACATATCAGTgaaatgtcatatatatatatatatatatatatataaaatttcacTGATATACATATAAACtgatttatctttaaaattgtttttaaaaaaaattgtatataacACTTGCATAACACAGCAGAATACTGTCAGGCATTTCAGCCAATGCAGAGACTATAATATTTTTAACGCAATTCAAAAAAAGATGAGTAGAGGCAGCCTATTTGCAGTGCAGATGAATTTGCAGTGCAGTCCACAATCAGTAAACAATTTCTCTAAACCCAAgagtattttttcatgtctgtAAACTGAATCCCGATGAATCCAATACAAATGCAATTTCCACTGAGTCCTAAACAATATTCCAATTCATCTACCCAATCTGGAACCAGTATTTTCCCCAAGAAATTGAGCAAGAAGTTGTCGTTGACCATGACAATGTTTggaaaactgttaaaaaaaagactCACCTTTCCCTTTCTCTTTTTGTCTCCTTTAAAGAACCTGCCAATCTGATCCAGAAGTCCAGGGGCCCTCTTCTTCCTGCTCAGCCCAAAGGGGCTTTGTCCAGAGGTGCTTGCAGTAGCCATTCTAGGTGTTGATCTGTTTGGTGGTCTACAGTCTGGACGGTTCCACTCAATCCAAAGTCCGTTCTGGGGACACTCTGCAAACCTTCTCGATAGTCTTCGGCACTTCTAAGGAAGAAGGGCTGGCCTTTGAAGGTGTCGTCCCCTCCGTTGCATGGCATCACGGGAGATGAGGTGGGTCTGTAATAGCGTCAGTGATTCTGGGCTGGTGCCAGGCATTCTTTCGAGCCCTATGTGCCCGCGGAGGGTGTCACTACCCTGCTCTCTGATAAAAGGAGCTGCTATTGTTCTAGTCCACATCTGCCTCAACTTGGGTTGAGCACAACAAGGCCTGTCTATGAGAAAGAACCAGAGCGCAGTGAAGAACGGCTTCAGCACAATCAAACCATTGTTGTGATGACTCATGTTCATTATACAAATAGTTTACATTGAGAAATGACATATGGTATATTGCAACGTATAGGGTTTGGAATTGTTAGCTGCAGACAAATGCTGCCACGTTTCATTCATGCAATATGATAAAGCACGTCTCCAGACATTTAAGGAACACAGACACTTGATGCAATTGATGCAACatgccttttttttatttccaaatGCCATGAACTAGTTCTTGGATTGATTTCTTGAAGTAATGTTGTAATTTGTGCAACCTGCACTCGCCGGTGCAATCTGCACTCATTCTGTTCCCCCCACGTCttgaaatattcacaaattaatTTTCAATGACTTTGCCATTCATTAACCAACTGCTGTGTGTGATACTCAGCATGGTGCCCACCATGCTTTTCAGagaaacattataaacacaTGGACAAATCTGTCTCTGTTGAGGGTGAAGTGCTCCTAAAAATGCTGTTGGCTTTAGCGTGCTGTTTTTTTCCTACTTTTTTCAAACAATTGACAGTTGTTTGTGCTGCGAGTTTGGCCAGAGAACAAAGACTGCAGTGTTTCGTAGTAAAAATGTGCcgcttttattatttatttattcattcatttttaaaaatgtattctgtttttgttgttcttgttgtACTATCATGTTGCAAAATCTGAAATTTCTGATCATATAAACAAAGGTTTTTCCTTTGCTATATCTCCCAGATGTGAGGCTGCTATTTCCTTTGTCCTCAAGATGTTTTCCACAAGGTCATTAGTAGAGGAAATTCATTCAAACTAGAGATCCAGCAAAACTACTGAGCAAACATGCATAAGCTAAAATAATGAGGCATATGTGAAATAGCTcaggaaataaaaaacaacacagCACAGGCAGAAATGATGCACAGACTTTGTAAACACATCTAGTCAATTTCATATACCATCAAATctagattttaaaatgatgcTACATGATTACAAACGGAAAGCAAAACTAGATAAAGCTAAAAGTTGTAAATGCATCTCATCTATTTAACATCAAATTTGTGATTTCTCTTTCTAAATTGTAGTTTAAAGActgtttatttgcttatttcttccttatattgttcaaatataaatatattttgagtaataaaatatacaccaatcaggcataacattatgaccaccttcctaatattgtgttggtcccccttttgctgcctaaacagccctgacctgtcgatgcatggactccactagacccctgaaggagATCTGAGGAATTTGGAGGCcgagtcaacacctcaaaccattcctgaaccatttttgctttgtggcagggcgaattatcctgctgaaagaggccacagccaccagggaatactgtttccatgaaagggtgtacatggtctgcaacaatgcttaggtaggtggtacatgtcaaagtaacatccacatggatggcaggacccaaggtttcccagcagaacattgcccaaagcatcacgcTGCCTctgccagcttgccttcttcccatagtgcaccctggtgccatgtgttccccaagcaagcgacacacacacacacccggccatgcgcgtgatgtaaaagaaaatgtgattcatcagaccaagctattttcttccattgctccgtggtccagttctgatgctcacgtgcccactgttagCGCTTTCGGCATTGGacgggtcagcatgggcaccctgactggtctgcggctatgcagccccatacacaacaaactgtgatgcactgtgtattctgacacctttctatcagaaccagcattaacttcttgagcaatttgagctacagtagctcgtctgttggatcggaccgcacgggccagccttcgctccccacgtgcatcagtgagccttggccgcccatgaccctgtcaccggttcaccactgttccttccttggaccacttttgatagatactgagcactgcagaccgggaacaccccacaagagctgcagttttggagatggtctgacccagtcgtctagccatcacaatttggcccttgtcaaactcgctcaaatacttacgcttgcccatt encodes the following:
- the mbpa gene encoding myelin basic protein isoform X3, whose product is MATASTSGQSPFGLSRKKRAPGLLDQIGRFFKGDKKRKGKRPQHSSTRRRGDVNPVVHFFRSFVSSPRPKSRWRELLGLASPSARGSESIRSPHRRRREQNTLSRIFNLGESRSRSPPKRWSTIF
- the mbpa gene encoding myelin basic protein isoform X1, which gives rise to MATASTSGQSPFGLSRKKRAPGLLDQIGRFFKGDKKRKGKGSFRGHLSSSPQRPQHSSTRRRGDVNPVVHFFRSFVSSPRPKSRWRELLGLASPSARGSESIRSPHRRRREQNTLSRIFNLGESRSRSPPKRWSTIF
- the mbpa gene encoding myelin basic protein isoform X5, yielding MATASTSGQSPFGLSRKKRAPGLLDQIGRFFKGDKKRKGKRPQHSSTRRRGDVNPVVHFFRSFVSSPRPKSRWRELLGLGESRSRSPPKRWSTIF
- the mbpa gene encoding myelin basic protein isoform X4 is translated as MATASTSGQSPFGLSRKKRAPGLLDQIGRFFKGDKKRKGKRPQHSSTRRRGDVNPVVHFFRSFVSSPRPKSRASPSARGSESIRSPHRRRREQNTLSRIFNLGESRSRSPPKRWSTIF
- the mbpa gene encoding myelin basic protein isoform X2, coding for MATASTSGQSPFGLSRKKRAPGLLDQIGRFFKGDKKRKGKGSFRGHLSSSPQRPQHSSTRRRGDVNPVVHFFRSFVSSPRPKSRASPSARGSESIRSPHRRRREQNTLSRIFNLGESRSRSPPKRWSTIF
- the mbpa gene encoding myelin basic protein isoform X6, giving the protein MATASTSGQSPFGLSRKKRAPGLLDQIGRFFKGDKKRKGKRPQHSSTRRRGDVNPVVHFFRSFVSSPRPKSRGESRSRSPPKRWSTIF